aataagagAGCTTTATTTTTGGTCCACCTTGGATATGGTGAGTGCAGGACTCCATTGTTCTTTCAAAACGTCGTGGCAAATGTGGAAGCAAATGATGCCGTTGCTGTTGACATTAGGGTGGAACACTTTTGTCCTAAACACAACCTGCAAGAAGAAAAAGGCAAATGAATTACAACAGAATggttttaaaaatgttacaaattTGATTCAAACCTTTGGTGGTTTGAAAGGATAATCTGGAGGGAAGTGAATGGTTAAGATAAAGATTCCACCTGAGTAAGGACTGTCTGATGGACCCGTTATTGTAGCTTGCCAATGAAACAAGTCTTCACCAACTGGACCTTGAAGGTTTCACAATTGTTCACAGAAgacattaaataaaagtttagcCTCTCTTAAACATATGATCCATAGCAATAACTGAAATACACACAACAAAACATGAATGCTCTCATGCATCAGCAGTTTGATCGATTCATAATGAACTTTTACTACATTCTAATAAGCAAAATCAACAACTATAACACCCGAATGCAATAGATATCTAATAGGGAACAAGAAAGTgttctttttaaattaaatagcTGCAATTACATCTTAACTATGTTAATGttgaccaagaagaagaaaaaatgacaCTTTTTTCTGCTTAAAACGAGTTACTAACGAAGAAGAGTTAATAAGTCTGACCAGCAGTGTACAAGGTTGAAGGATCTTTCTGAAGATCCTTGAGCTCCTTTAAGATCCGTTTCGAAGCCATTTTCTCGCTCTGAACAAACATTCGATTTCAGCGATCGTGAGAAGACGAGAGAGAAAGCCTTGGAGACCAAAATTGCCAGCCATCGAGAAAACACTTTTTTCcttattaaaaatggaaaataataaatgagaatGAGCGAACCTTCTGATACAGACAGAGGTTTTCGTAAATGGTGCTTTAAAAAGGGGGCTTAAACCCTTTAGGGTTTTTGTTTTGGGTTAACCTCAGCTTCCAGAATATACCAACACAGATAGACGCAGAGAGCTCTGAGTTAAGACCGTAAGAATCAATGGCGGCTAAGGCTTCGTTGAAGGTCAAAGCCAAAGGAAAAGGGTCCAAGggatcatcttcttcctcgtcatcaAAGTACGAGCTCTTCAAGGATTGGACCAACTGGTCGCTGAAGAAAGCCAAGGTCGCGACTCACTATGGATTCATCCCTCTCATCATCATCCTCGGCATGAAGTCAGATCCAAATACTCACCTTTTCCAGCTTCTCAGCCCCGTTTGATCTTCGCAATGTTTTAGTCCTTTTACTTCCCCAAttctgttctgtttttttttttttaatcttattttatgaaaatgaatgattttgtttgtttctgaaTCTATATAACTCAAAgtttcgtttttttcttttgcaaatcTGCTCtgaaacaatttatcaaataacaaaaaaaatcactttcaaattaaataaacaaattgaTCTACCAAGGAAAAAAAGTGATCCAATGTTTATTCAGTCACTCTGCATCAGTTGATCGAATATCTTGGATCATTTTCACAACATGAGCTATGTGAGGTCGTTCTTGTTGCTTCACAGCAACACAAGCCAACCCTATTTGCATCATCTCAACCATCTCTTCCTCGAACCCACCTGACTCACTCAAAATCTCCATATCGAATACTTCCCCTGTCCACTCTTCCACCACCACATTCCTTATCCACGTggccaaatacatcttctcgcCATGTTTCGTCTCTCGACTTGCCGGCGACTTCCCTGTCAAGAGCTCGAGTAAAACCACCCCGAAGCTGTACACATCCGAAGACTGTGTGCTTCTCCTCGTATCTGTTATTTCAGGTGCGTGGTAACCTGAAGTAAGACAAGTGGTTTGAGGGAGAGACCTCATGATGGTTGTCAAGCCAATGTCTCCTATGCAGCCGTGGCCTTGCGAGTCTAAGAAGATGTTTGATGATTTGATGTTCCCATGGATGAGTCTCCCGTTGTTCCCTTCATGTATTTTAGCCAAACCTCTCGCTGCCCCTGTTGCTATCCTCAGTCTAGCGTCCCAACTTAAAGGCACTCGATCATACGTTCCTCTGTTTCCTGCATACAAATTAAACTAACATTTTGCTTTGTGTACTAGTTACGCTTTTGATTTAGTTTAAAACTAACCGTGAAGCATCTGGAAGAGGCTTCCTTGAGTGTAATAGCTATAAACAGCGAGTTTATCGTCTTTGGAATAGTAGTAAGCCTTTAGCTCAGCTACATTCTCATGTCTGATCATGCCAATCATCTCCATTTGTTGCTCAAATTCTCTTCTCCCCACCACTACTTCCTTCAGACGCTTCACCACGACAGCGCTCATGTCATCCATTGTTACCTTATAGGTTGTACCAAAGGCGCCTTTACCCAAAACTTGAGCTGATGAGCTTAGCAGATCGTCTAAATCAAATAAATGGTTCTTTCCCCCGAAGAAGATGATCTTCCCTCCTTCAGCGTCATCGTCTCTGGATGTCCAGTTCCCTGGAGGAGTGGTGGACGACGAGGAGGAGTCTCTCTTCCGAGACTTCCCGGAGATTGTAGACTTCCCGAAACAAGTGATCATTATTATACAGGAGAGTCCAGAAACACCCAAAACGCAAGCTGCGGAGAGAATGAGCAAGAAAGCAAGCTGGCTTAACCCGAAAGGAGTCTTGTTTTGTGTCTCCTTTCCGGTTATGTTGTTTCCGGAAAACGCTGAAGTTTGGAATCTTTGAAGAGACTTGGGTATTGCGCCGATAAGTTTATTGTTTGACAGGTCGATTTGCCTCAGGTTTGGAAGATCGAGATCGGGAATGTCCCCTGAGAATGAGTTGTTTGCAAGGTTCAAGACTCTAAGTCTGGTCAAACGTGAAAGAGATGATGAGATGCTTCCGTTGAGTCCATTGTTAGAAAGATCAAGAACCTTGAGATTCTGTAACTCCGAGAGAGTCTCTGGTAATGGACCGGAGAGGCGGTTGTGTTGTAGGTAGAGACGAGTCAGGTTCTTGAGGTTGATGAGATCAGAAGGGAGCTCTCCTGTGAGCTGGTTGTTTCTAAGGCTTAGAATCTTTAGAGACGAGAGACGAGTGATGGTGAATGGTGGGATCAAACCGTTGAGTCCAACCGCAGGCAATCTAACGGATACGATTCTGTTTCGGCTGCAGGTAACTCCGGTCCACTGATGGCAAGTCGGAGAGCTCTGGTTCCAGCGGTGAAGAGGTAAACTCAAATGTGACAAGAAATCAAGCAAAGCTCTCTTGTCGTTTTCAAGGGTCTCAGCAAAGATCAGAGCGAAACAGAGGatcaaagagaaaaagaagaagaagacttgcATTGTAAGAAAACTAGCTTTTGTCTCTATCTTGTAACAGAGAACTTTTCTTTTGCTGAAGAATGTGTGCTGATTTAAAAATGTTGTATGTTGCGAGATTGCAAAGATACGCCGGCAGGTTATAGCCGgcagaaaaaatgttttattaagaatttttttttttaaaacttgatgAAGCCAATCGTGACCGTTTCTCTGCGTTTTAAGTTTTCAACTGTTGTTCTGTAATTTAATTCTTGCTTGTAACATTTTGACACCAAACGGCTATTTTCACTATACTGTAACGCAAGCGCAGTGAGCCAGTGACTGGTGTAAAATTCAGAGGCTTGACTAACCATTTCTTTGAATTGTAAACAATACAACTTTCTATCAGAATAGGTTAAAGAATCTACAATATTTGATGATAGTTGAAtatagtgttttatttattagaaaAGGTTAAAGAATCTACAACATTTTATGataattgaatatatttttcttatttatttttgtatgttgATTTACGTGTCTGTGTGTTTATAATTTTGAAGTGTTATTTAGATTAGGGATGTTTACTCACATAGCCACATCTATCCATATATGGTTTAGTaagggttattggttgttgtattttaatggatttgaaaatccgaactaaatctagtgttattggttctatgattttcaaatctgtattaaaatcatatgttattggtttaatgatttgtaaattctgtatcaaatcaagtgttattcaatcgcacggatttactaatatatttgattttataatggatttgaatggattttttagttaaaaatacaaagactcaaatccgagggaaaacttccggatttgcatattttacttggatttataaatactatatagatttctaaatcaatcaaaatatataaaccaataacatctTGAAACCTTTTTCTTTAACAAGTGATTTGGTAGGACTTAGAACTGAGAGCagagatacaaaaaaaaacaacaaaatatgtgataccaaatgtaatatttttttagcaaCATACCAAATGTAAATTACAATTTGAGTCTGAGGCTATTTGATATGGTCCCAGTTGTATGTTACTCTTACAAAGTCTGTTTTTTCATCATAtcagtaaataattaaatatgttttacaGATATTTTTTGGAGTTATCATATTAATAAATGAATCTCTAGTCAAAGATGAAACGAGTAACACGTGAGGTGGGATGGTTCTAGTGgcaaatctaaaataataaaaacagaaaaaacaaCGAAACATGATCTGGCTAGGTCGACCCGACCAAACATAATAACTGTTTGGGGCCCCCGTCCACATATACAAAACCGTTTCAATACTTCCCCTCTCTCTTCATCATCAATCACTTACTAGAAGATCTCCtctgtgtttttcttttctcccAATCGTCATTTGGTAGGTGGCTCAAGATGAACGACGCAGATGTCTCCAAGCAGATCGAGCAGATGGTGAGGTTTATCCGCCAGGAAGCCGAAGAAAAGGCCAATGAGATCTCCGTCTCCGCTGAAGAagtctttcttctctctctctcttgatcgATTTCGTTGACTGATGTTTGCAACTATTTTGCTTGTTGACCTTCGGATCTTATGATTCTGATCTGCTGAATCGTGATGTTACAGGAATTTAACATAGAGAAGTTGCAGCTCGTGGAggcagagaagaagaagattagaCAGGAGTatgagaagaaggagaagcaaGTCGATGTCCGAAGGAAGATGTAAGCATCTCTTTGCTTTTGCTTAGAGATCTGTTTTGTGTAGTTGATTATTTGAAGTTGGGTGTACCTGTCTGGCTTATTAGTTCACTGTCTCATGGCTATTCCGTTTGGATTGAGACTCATAATTGATTATTAGCTTTCTGGCTCTTAGATACTAATCAATGCTggttgattggttttgttttgatttgatgtCACCTTGTTAATTTGTGTGTTTTGCTTTTCTTCTTGTGTCTCTTTAAGTGATTACTCAATGCAACTGAACGCATCGAGGATCAAAGTTCTGCAAGCACAAGATGACATTGTCAATGCAATGAAAGAAGAGGCTGCAAAGCAACTCCTCAAAGTCAGCGAACATGGCTTCTTCAACCATCATCACCATCAGTATAAACATCTCTTGAAGCATCTCATTGTTCAGGTCTGTCTCACACCAACAATCTCAATCCCATAGTTTTTCTCTTAACTGTTATACTTCACTAAAATTCGTTTTGTTATGAAATTTGTAGTGTTTGCTTAGACTGAAAGAGCCTTCAGTGTTACTGCGTTGTCGCAAAGAAGACCTTCACATTGTGGAGTCTATGCTGGACGATGCAACTGAAGAATACTGCGAGAAGGCAAAGGTTCATGTTCCTGAGATCATAGTTGACAAGGACATTTTCCTTCCTCCTGCTCCTTCCGAAGATGATCCTCATGCTCCTTTCTGGTAACTTTCttgataccaaaaaaaaaaactacaaactGTAATTAAAGAACCAACCTGTAATAATACCACTTGTGTTGTGATGTATAACAGTGCTGGAGGAGTGGTGCTGGCTTCTCGTGATGGGAAAATTGTGTGTGAAAACACTCTTGATGCAAGGTTGGAGGTCGCTTTCCGCAAGAAACTTCCTGAGGTTAGACATAATTGCATTAGCATCATCATAAGGCTCTTGGAACCTCTTCACAAGAACTTGAtaaaatgttttcttcttcattctaagTTGTGAAATTGTTTCTCTAAAAGGTGTTTATATTTGAATGTTTGTAGATCCGAAAGTCGCTCTTCGGCCAGGTTGGTGCAGCTTTTGATGAGTGACTCCAACTTTGAACCATGAAAGGTAATGGCTCCATTATCTATCCATTCTTTCTATTGTCACCAATTTGAAAAACTCTGTACAATGTGTTAATTGGCCTTTTGCTTTTGTCAGTGGACCTTGGCCTTTGTCTGTTATTTTCTTCACATGTATGTTGGTTTGGTGTGGTgatgttataaataaatatttggttgaatatgctttttttttcttctgataaATGTTTCTGAGTTGTTCTGTCAATGAcacaaataacaaaatttaGGGTTGAGATTAGAAGAGATACAAAAAATAgcatttgttttagtttttttcaaaatataataaaccaaaaatgaaTAAGAATACAATTGCCAGTGGTTTCATTTCTCACACACAACTGTTAGAGATTACATGTTCGACTCTTTGTCAAACCGGTGgtattatatttcttttaaaaaaattaaaaatcttttctttttggatTGTATAGCAGCAGAACATAGAGCTGCAAATTTTATCTGTTAATACtacctccgttttttaatataaattgttttagaattgtgcacacaaattaaaaaaaatcattaatttcttacattttctaaacaaaaacatcattagttATTTATCTAACCACAAATCAATCAATAATGAAATAGAATGTATATTAttattggtcatataacattaactgttaataaattttacgtagaaaaccgaaaacgtcatataatttagaacataaaaatttctctaaaacgacttatattaaaaaacggagggagtattaattACATTCGTTATACCTTGttatttgatccaaaaaaatctGGATTCCGTAAGTATCcgtgataaaataaatataaaaaataaatatccactaaaaataaaataaatcacaaaTGCTAAAATTTCAAGAATCGGACATTCGCTTCACTCTGACTTTtatacaaatagttttttttgtcaacatacaAATAGATATGTacacttaaatatataattttaaatttatatttttaagaaattatttataaaattacttttagaagtattaaattaataaatgaatataaaatatttataaaaagtacaatttttaaaaacaattatgttttataaaaaaataactgatttttaaaatttatggaaCATATAGTCTCACTAatgtttactttttattttttattatgtaaaagaatttttttttttaaatggacttACATTCTTTCTAGATTTAATTGTATTGAAGAAATTAGATGAAATATCCGTAAATATTCACAAATATCTGTAAATTTTccaaatatctaaaaaatcggatatccatATTTTTCTAAGACAAAgcaattgaaaatttaaatatccgtAAAAtacaaagcaaatcacaaatactaaaaaCAATAGTAATATTTGATTCGCATCCACATCTAGGCCAGCACATGTGGTGGGATCTAATAACTCAAAGTagtttaaaaaacaaaagagagaagcATCACAAAGTTACATAATAGATtacaaatactaaaaaaaatttatggtaATATTCGATCCGTATCCACATTTAGGTCAGCACAAATGGTGAAATTTCATCGgtataaaaattttattcaaaacagTTAAAAAAACGAAAGAGAAAAGGACATcgcaaagtttttttttattttttttcttgacaacAATAATTAAACTTTAATAAAAGGTCCACTGGATCGAAAAACCAAACCAGTGGTGTTGAATCAACATAGAACACAGCTATATGGGAACTTCGAGCACCTCGTGCAAGCTTGTCCGCCACTAGATTAGTTGCTCTTTTGGTATATGTCGAATCTTGAAAGAAGGAAAGAAAACGGGACATCGCAAAGTTTCATACATATACATttgcttgatttaacatttttttttgttttattaagatTTACGTCCAAAAAATGTTTCATACATGGCCGCCCGAAGCATAATAGTCTCACAGAAAAACGGgtcattccttttatttttgACCTCTTCCCAAATGTTATTTTTAGATGTAtactttttgttataaaataaaagtaatgaaAGATATATCCAGTAAACTCTTCTAACTTTGAAACAAGAAAATGGCAACTAACAAAATCTCCTTCTTCTTGGTTCTTTGCCTCTGTGTTTTGATATCCTCAGGTGATCGATTTCTAATACATCTTATCCCTTTGATACGTTTTcagttatatttattataatggaTTGTTTCGCATGTTTATTAAATTTCGATTCAAAAGTTTGTGTGTTCGtctcatttataaaattatagtagtttttgttttttgtttttatatttagataaaactctaatttgtttttttttttggtcaaacaactCTAATTTGTTTCTTCTTAAGAAAATATTCGATAGGATTTGGAGAAGCAGCACTAAATCCAACGGGAAGAAAATGTCCGGATCCAAATGGTGTAGACAAAAAAGCTGCATGTTATAGCTATTGTAAAACACAAGGTTTTATGGGTGGTTCTTGTCAAGGACATAAAGGTAATTACATGTGCAAGTGTTATGAAGGTATATGAATACCTATTGCACGGCATCTTCGACGGCAGTCTCTCCTTAGAACTCTTGCTAATAAAATACTGAAGACCAtcaatggagagagagagaataaacGCTTCCTTACGTTTTAACATAATAAAGTTTTGAATGATGATGGACTACACCGCTCTGCATCACcattaatagtaacaaaaatctctacatataattatatattatatgtttttgttactattagaACCGCATCGCAGTTGTTTCATAATTGCCGCGCATGTTATTCGGACCCTAAATTTATAGGTATTGCTTGTTTGAAGGCTGGAATTAatctaaaacaataaaacacaATTAAGTAAtaagatataattatttttttgttagagagactcaaacagTACATGATCGTTGCGGAGACTATTATATCAAATTCATAATCTACTTCTtttgtattaatattttgtgatttttttgttactttCATATATTTGTTGGTTTGGTTTTATGACGAATAATAAACATTGGTTTTAGGAGGAATAATAAACTCAAATGCATACTTTATTTGCTGTATTCGTTTATTATACGTCTGGGAGATAATTTTCATGATTCTTACTGATAAAAATATTggatatatttttagtatttacaaatataattaaagttgaatttaattataataataacgGATAAAATAACTATACTTGACTATTAAGCAGCATCAAAGAACAAATTGATATgtaatctttaaaattttaaatgagaCTAGAGAATCTGTATCAATAATATTTCAACATGAGTTTTTCACCAATTAAATATTTCATTAGAGCAACTGCAACGGTGATTTTAGATGAGTCCTTACCGTTAATCCTTAGCATTAtttcaatataatattattattttggctTAATTAGCTAGGGATCAATCCTTCAAGAGAGATTGGAAGGACTCAATCCTTAACACACGTGTCTCTCTGTATCTCTCCTCCCACgctctctctcgatctctcctCGCTCCATCATCTCCCACCATGATCCTTATCGAAACCTTTTCGATAATTCCTCTTCTCCCTTTTCGGTTTTTCCCGTATGACTCAATCCTTAAGACTTGATCCTTATCGTTTTTTCCCCGTATCAATGGATCCTACGATTTTCAAGCTCCTCGAAGAAGACGAGGTTAGGTTCCTTTATGTAAATCATGCATTTCTTCAATTCGTATGTCATGATGAGTTCTTTGCCCGGAGCGTTGTGGGTGATATTGAATTCCGATGTGTGTGTGTCATTAGGGTGAATCGATGCATTCGGGAGCTGATGTCGACGCCTTCCATGCCGCTCTTAATCGAGATATTGAAGGTTCCACTTCACTGCCCACGAATCCTGGTAACGTTCCGTTTCAATTGTGTCTTTATCCTTTTCCGTCATTGATTAGGAGTCTATCTTTGGAGTCTATCTTTGAGATTTTACTTGTAGAAGATGAAAGATGAATTTTGAAATCCAAAGACGGATCAAGTGTAGAACATATTGAATAGTTTGGAAGAAACTCTCTGTCAAATTTTTAAGCTTTTGGAGCGATTCAGTTGCCATTATACTgcattatcaaaaaaaaaaaaatcatatttgtgGGTTTGTTTTGGTGTTACTGCAATCATGACGTGGGTTGTGTAGCTACTTAAATTGGTGCTGGAAGAGTTCTCAATCCCTTTCTCATGCACTTAATTTGTTGAGATTGCTTCTTCCCATTGCATATAATTGCTGTAAAGTATTTAGTCTTACTGCTTTGTAAAGTTTCATGTATCTGAGAGGCTAATGAAGTTGTCTTTATTTTGATATAACCTTCAGCAGTTGCATCAGCCAAATAAATTGTTTGGGAGCTTCACAGTCGAGTATGCTTTCACATGGCTCCTTGCCCTTCTTGTCACTTGTAATGGGACAGTCCCGTAATTCACATTCTCGTAGAGGAGCTTGCTTCACCGTTAGGCCTTAGGTTGAGTAaacaaaatatacttttgagTTTATGTCATGGATCCCAATAACTGTCGGAACGTTACGGATGCAGTGGAAGTGAATGGAGAGAGTATTGTGTCGGTGGTGAAGGAGGAAGATTGGTTTAAGAAGCAGAAGAGCCGAGTGAAAGTGATTGACTATGGCAAAGTGAAACAtgaactctctcttttttttttgaacttcatGAATACAAAACGCTAAGGACTCTAATTCAAGTAACACCATTGGACTTGATTCTTTTGATTaagtccttaactattcaaaaaaaaaaacaaaaaaaatttaatgttttaataatGCTAAGGACTCTAATTAGAGTAACACCATTGCATATGCTCTTAGTATTGTAAGTAAACTACACATTCCCATCAATATCCAGCGTAGTTATAGAAGAAGTTCATTGAATTCAAAAGCGGAAAAATTAAAGAAGTACAATtcattaaaagacaaaagaggATGATGAAATCGACGAGACGAGCTTGCGTCCATACTCAAGGAAAAACATGTTGATTCGATAAGCGAATATAGATGATACTGTATGATTCACATTTAGTACCTTGGGACAAAACGAGCTACATCTGCATCGTAAAGAATATGTGACTTCACTTAACAGGATAGAGTATGTAATCTCATCAACAAGGAAAATGAGTTGTCTTCTTTTCTCATTCAAACAATCTCgcaactataaaaaaaaaactttgtcgATCAAACAAAGGGCCAATCTTTCTTCCTACAACTCATAGAGAGAGATTTTAGAGAGATAACATAGCGATCCCGATTATTATTGTATACCGAGTTCGGTTCAAACGTCGAAACCGCCTCACACTtgtaacatatttatttaaatacttattgttaaatatcatatagaaataaatacgaaattgaatatttgaattacatatttatgtttcaaatatttatattgtatattaatttagataTTCAGATTGTTTTTTTTCCCTAGATTTTTCGAATTGTCTTTTCGAATTCGGTTAATAACAGTTTGGATTCAGATATATTTTGTAACACCCTACAAAATTTATTCAGGTATTTTTTACATTTGGGACTGGGTACGGAATGAGTTTTTTGGTTCGGGATTGGTTCGGATTTTGGGTTACGAATTTTATGCTGAGCCCTATGCACTACTTTGATTTTTGCTGGGCTACTAGTACATATCAACCATCTAGTTTATTGATCGGCGGTCCCAATAGGAAATCATCCGTAACAAAGTAAACTcatgaattaataaaatctaaGAGGTTCATAGAGGCCGAGCACATGACCGTCGAGACATCTCACAGATGCAACCTGGTTATCAAAGAAACGTTAACAATGAATATGAGATTTGAGTA
This genomic stretch from Brassica napus cultivar Da-Ae chromosome C9, Da-Ae, whole genome shotgun sequence harbors:
- the LOC106379777 gene encoding ubiquitin-conjugating enzyme E2 28, translating into MFVQSEKMASKRILKELKDLQKDPSTLYTAGPVGEDLFHWQATITGPSDSPYSGGIFILTIHFPPDYPFKPPKVVFRTKVFHPNVNSNGIICFHICHDVLKEQWSPALTISKLLVSICSLLRDPNPDDPMVPEIAHMYKTDRAKYESTARSWTQKYAMG
- the LOC106379776 gene encoding mitochondrial import receptor subunit TOM7-2-like — encoded protein: MAAKASLKVKAKGKGSKGSSSSSSSKYELFKDWTNWSLKKAKVATHYGFIPLIIILGMKSDPNTHLFQLLSPV
- the LOC106379921 gene encoding putative inactive receptor-like protein kinase At1g64210, which produces MQVFFFFFSLILCFALIFAETLENDKRALLDFLSHLSLPLHRWNQSSPTCHQWTGVTCSRNRIVSVRLPAVGLNGLIPPFTITRLSSLKILSLRNNQLTGELPSDLINLKNLTRLYLQHNRLSGPLPETLSELQNLKVLDLSNNGLNGSISSSLSRLTRLRVLNLANNSFSGDIPDLDLPNLRQIDLSNNKLIGAIPKSLQRFQTSAFSGNNITGKETQNKTPFGLSQLAFLLILSAACVLGVSGLSCIIMITCFGKSTISGKSRKRDSSSSSTTPPGNWTSRDDDAEGGKIIFFGGKNHLFDLDDLLSSSAQVLGKGAFGTTYKVTMDDMSAVVVKRLKEVVVGRREFEQQMEMIGMIRHENVAELKAYYYSKDDKLAVYSYYTQGSLFQMLHGNRGTYDRVPLSWDARLRIATGAARGLAKIHEGNNGRLIHGNIKSSNIFLDSQGHGCIGDIGLTTIMRSLPQTTCLTSGYHAPEITDTRRSTQSSDVYSFGVVLLELLTGKSPASRETKHGEKMYLATWIRNVVVEEWTGEVFDMEILSESGGFEEEMVEMMQIGLACVAVKQQERPHIAHVVKMIQDIRSTDAE
- the LOC106382019 gene encoding V-type proton ATPase subunit E3; the protein is MNDADVSKQIEQMVRFIRQEAEEKANEISVSAEEEFNIEKLQLVEAEKKKIRQEYEKKEKQVDVRRKIDYSMQLNASRIKVLQAQDDIVNAMKEEAAKQLLKVSEHGFFNHHHHQYKHLLKHLIVQCLLRLKEPSVLLRCRKEDLHIVESMLDDATEEYCEKAKVHVPEIIVDKDIFLPPAPSEDDPHAPFCAGGVVLASRDGKIVCENTLDARLEVAFRKKLPEIRKSLFGQVGAAFDE
- the LOC106379775 gene encoding defensin-like protein 35; this encodes MATNKISFFLVLCLCVLISSGFGEAALNPTGRKCPDPNGVDKKAACYSYCKTQGFMGGSCQGHKGNYMCKCYEGI